In Prosthecochloris sp. GSB1, the following proteins share a genomic window:
- a CDS encoding YhdH/YhfP family quinone oxidoreductase, with the protein MAKALFRAFVVEENSGAFAGEVRELRVSDLPAGDLLLRVRYSSLNYKDALSATGNRAVTRTYPHTPGIDAAGTVVECGSGAFRKGDEVIVTGFDLGMNTPGGFGRYVRVPAEWAVRLPDGMTPREAMAFGTAGLTAGLSVLRMAGGVRPGDGRIAVSGATGGVGSLAVAILSRLGYSVSAVSGKEDERDFLFGLGAAEVLPRSDFQEQTLRAMHKAAFAGAVDTVGGDILVNLLKALQPLGVMTCCGNAASPDLHLTVYPFILRGVSLIGIDSQNCPMAFREAVWGKLAGEWKPEGLMDLCTEISLAELPEAIERILSGGVKGRTIVDLDA; encoded by the coding sequence ATGGCAAAGGCCTTATTCAGAGCGTTCGTCGTCGAGGAGAACAGCGGAGCGTTCGCCGGGGAAGTACGGGAGCTGCGGGTGTCCGATCTGCCCGCCGGCGACCTGTTGCTCAGGGTTCGCTACTCGTCCCTGAATTACAAGGACGCGCTTTCGGCGACCGGCAACCGCGCGGTTACGAGGACGTATCCGCACACGCCCGGCATCGATGCTGCGGGCACGGTCGTCGAGTGCGGGAGCGGAGCGTTCAGGAAAGGCGACGAGGTGATCGTCACGGGTTTCGACCTCGGAATGAACACCCCGGGAGGGTTCGGCCGGTATGTCAGGGTGCCCGCCGAGTGGGCGGTGAGGCTGCCGGACGGCATGACGCCGCGCGAGGCGATGGCGTTCGGTACGGCCGGTCTTACGGCCGGCTTGTCGGTGCTCCGCATGGCCGGGGGCGTCCGGCCCGGAGACGGGCGTATCGCCGTGTCCGGGGCTACCGGGGGCGTCGGCTCGCTCGCCGTGGCTATCCTTTCGAGGCTGGGCTACAGCGTTTCAGCCGTTTCCGGCAAGGAGGACGAACGGGACTTCCTGTTCGGGCTCGGCGCGGCAGAGGTGCTACCGCGCAGCGATTTCCAGGAGCAGACCCTCCGCGCCATGCACAAGGCGGCGTTCGCCGGCGCGGTGGATACCGTTGGCGGCGATATTCTCGTCAATCTTCTCAAGGCGCTGCAGCCGCTGGGAGTCATGACCTGCTGCGGCAACGCCGCTTCGCCTGACCTGCATCTTACGGTTTATCCCTTCATTCTGCGCGGTGTGTCCCTGATCGGCATTGACTCCCAGAACTGTCCGATGGCATTCAGGGAGGCCGTCTGGGGGAAGCTTGCCGGTGAATGGAAGCCGGAAGGCCTCATGGACCTCTGCACGGAGATATCCCTTGCGGAGCTGCCCGAGGCGATCGAAAGAATACTTTCCGGCGGAGTGAAAGGGAGGACCATCGTCGATCTCGATGCGTGA
- a CDS encoding SMP-30/gluconolactonase/LRE family protein produces the protein MKKLMLAGVAAAFMISGCGDARSSFTAEEVVTISGFSQPESVLYDPQSGLAYVSNIDCDPGGNWIDDGRGSVSVIGKDNRVEASPLVESTPPDGVINGPKGMCVLDGRLYFADNGRVMRCTLSGDSLEVFAEGFEAANDLATDGRAVWVSDGAAGKIHALSPDGRRREIHSPPGINGLTFSDERMFGVCWTQHEIYELDPTGEKAPVPFGLERHFKALDGIEVLDDGTFIVSDMVGNKVFTVSPDRSTVAKLLDISGPADVGINRKDMMLYVPQTDKSEVRVYRMRMDEVDK, from the coding sequence ATGAAAAAGCTGATGCTTGCCGGTGTTGCGGCTGCGTTCATGATTTCGGGCTGTGGCGACGCCCGGAGTTCGTTCACAGCCGAAGAGGTGGTCACGATCTCCGGGTTCAGCCAGCCGGAATCGGTGCTCTACGATCCACAAAGCGGTCTCGCCTACGTTTCGAACATCGACTGCGATCCGGGAGGGAACTGGATCGACGACGGCCGGGGCTCGGTTTCGGTGATCGGGAAGGACAACCGGGTCGAGGCGTCACCCCTCGTCGAAAGCACGCCGCCGGACGGGGTAATCAACGGGCCGAAAGGCATGTGCGTGCTCGACGGACGGCTCTACTTCGCGGACAACGGCCGGGTGATGCGCTGCACGCTTTCGGGCGACAGCCTCGAGGTTTTCGCTGAAGGTTTCGAAGCGGCGAACGATCTCGCCACTGACGGCAGGGCGGTATGGGTGTCGGACGGTGCGGCGGGGAAGATTCATGCGCTCTCGCCCGACGGGAGAAGACGTGAAATCCACTCGCCGCCGGGTATCAACGGCCTGACTTTCTCCGATGAACGGATGTTCGGCGTCTGCTGGACCCAGCATGAAATCTACGAACTCGATCCCACAGGCGAGAAGGCCCCGGTCCCGTTCGGTCTCGAACGGCATTTCAAGGCTCTCGACGGCATAGAGGTGCTCGACGACGGGACGTTCATCGTGTCGGACATGGTCGGCAACAAGGTGTTCACCGTGAGCCCCGACCGCTCCACGGTCGCCAAGCTGCTCGACATCTCCGGCCCCGCCGATGTCGGTATCAACCGCAAGGATATGATGCTCTATGTGCCGCAGACTGATAAGAGCGAGGTGAGGGTGTACAGGATGAGGATGGATGAAGTTGATAAATAG